In Candidatus Aegiribacteria sp., the following are encoded in one genomic region:
- a CDS encoding T9SS type A sorting domain-containing protein, whose translation MIVKRDYFLIIRWISAFDERTTIMSGVSRVIVFLLIITAASPGSEILLFEDCEDTAFDEWFLERSLGTSYYWEELISELTRSDEDPVSGNYCMTYDPWITGNPHANAGFPVTHGNTSGFLFDNVQTSTYYFKWNQRWQTDINYTGTIQNKNIYIGYGEWGGDFVFVLAKNGDDNFHITIRSNPGYVITYNRWLTFSGGNLDDMEWHTMEVNIDLGTTGPTGSFFVRVDGIYLADSSNVHFRDEINQNNGVALRTVGWPSNLSGGTPIGNGRTWLDDMEIWDGLPETGIPSEHDNPPATDTDPFVCRNGNVVIFNNLNHGDNIGIFDITGRLIHDFGCISEAVHQWNVSSIPNGVYLFIIESDDGCCSYSGSIAITR comes from the coding sequence ATGATAGTAAAGAGAGATTATTTCCTGATAATCCGCTGGATATCAGCTTTTGATGAAAGGACAACCATCATGTCTGGAGTATCACGAGTAATCGTCTTTCTGCTGATAATCACAGCAGCTTCCCCCGGTTCTGAAATCCTGCTATTCGAGGACTGCGAAGATACTGCCTTTGACGAGTGGTTCCTTGAGCGAAGCCTGGGTACTTCCTACTACTGGGAAGAGCTTATCTCGGAACTGACCAGGTCGGATGAAGATCCCGTAAGCGGAAATTATTGTATGACATACGACCCGTGGATAACAGGCAATCCACACGCGAATGCAGGCTTTCCTGTAACTCACGGGAACACAAGTGGATTCCTCTTCGACAACGTACAGACATCTACATACTACTTCAAGTGGAATCAGAGATGGCAGACCGATATCAACTACACCGGCACTATACAGAATAAGAATATCTATATCGGTTACGGTGAGTGGGGTGGCGACTTCGTGTTCGTACTGGCTAAAAACGGTGACGACAACTTTCACATAACCATACGAAGCAACCCTGGATATGTGATCACATACAACCGCTGGCTCACATTCTCTGGTGGAAACCTGGATGATATGGAGTGGCACACGATGGAAGTTAATATTGATCTGGGGACAACCGGTCCAACCGGAAGCTTCTTTGTCAGGGTTGATGGTATCTACCTTGCTGATTCATCCAATGTACACTTCAGAGACGAAATAAACCAGAACAACGGTGTGGCTCTCAGGACTGTGGGATGGCCTTCAAATCTCAGTGGCGGTACTCCAATCGGAAACGGAAGAACCTGGCTCGATGATATGGAAATATGGGATGGCCTGCCGGAAACAGGCATACCATCCGAACATGATAATCCACCTGCCACTGATACTGATCCTTTTGTCTGCAGAAATGGAAACGTTGTAATTTTCAACAACCTGAATCACGGCGACAATATCGGTATCTTCGATATCACCGGAAGATTGATCCATGATTTCGGCTGTATTTCAGAGGCGGTTCACCAGTGGAATGTGAGTTCCATCCCGAATGGAGTCTATTTATTCATAATCGAATCGGATGATGGCTGCTGCAGTTACTCCGGAAGCATTGCCATAACAAGATAG